The following coding sequences are from one Ursus arctos isolate Adak ecotype North America unplaced genomic scaffold, UrsArc2.0 scaffold_23, whole genome shotgun sequence window:
- the CDKN1C gene encoding cyclin-dependent kinase inhibitor 1C, whose amino-acid sequence MERLVARRTFPLFARTSACRSLFGPVDHEELSRELQIRLAELSAEDQRRWDYNFQQDVPLRGPGRLQWTEVDSDSVPAFYRETVQVGRCRLLLAPRPRPEGAGDSPPPAPLAEEPLDGLGEAPAPPSGGPVVAPAPAQAAAPQESDEQEAVPPPRSQEPLAEPLHSGISGRPAPGTAAATGGAAAAPNAAAATAAGGAVATTAAAGGAAIKKLPGPLISDFFAKRKRPAPEAKASNEVPAGCAAPGAAPAVGSAEQTPRKRLR is encoded by the exons ATGGAGCGCCTTGTCGCCCGCCGCACCTTTCCCCTGTTCGCGCGCACCAGCGCCTGCCGCAGCCTCTTCGGGCCGGTGGACCACGAGGAGCTGAGTCGCGAGCTGCAGATCCGCCTGGCCGAGCTGAGTGCCGAGGACCAGCGCCGCTGGGACTACAACTTCCAGCAGGACGTGCCACTGCGCGGCCCCGGGCGCCTGCAGTGGACCGAGGTGGACAGCGACTCCGTGCCCGCCTTCTACCGCGAGACGGTGCAGGTGGGGCGCTGCCGCCTGCTCCTggcgccccggccccgcccggaGGGCGCAGGCGATAGCCCGCCCCCCGCGCCGCTGGCCGAAGAGCCCCTCGACGGCCTCGGGGAGGCGCCGGCGCCGCCGTCCGGCGGCCCGGTGGTGGCTCCCGCCCCGGCCCAAGCCGCGGCGCCGCAGGAGAGCGATGAGCAGGAGGCGGTCCCGCCGCCGCGCAGCCAGGAGCCCCTCGCCGAGCCGCTGCACTCAGGGATTTCGGGGCGCCCCGCGCCGGGCACTGCCGCTGCCACCGgtggcgccgccgccgcccccaaTGCTGCCGCCGCCACAGCCGCTGGCGGGGCTGTTGCCACCACCGCTGCCGCCGGAGGCGCCGCGATCAAGAAGCTGCCCGGGCCTCTCATCTCCG ATTTCTTCGCCAAACGCAAGAGACCCGCGCCCGAGGCCAAGGCGTCGAACGAGGTTCCTGCGGGATGCGCCGCCCCTGGCGCCGCTCCAGCCGTAGGCTCGGCGGAGCAGACCCCGCGCAAGCGGCTGCGATGA